One genomic region from Panthera tigris isolate Pti1 chromosome D1, P.tigris_Pti1_mat1.1, whole genome shotgun sequence encodes:
- the LOC102970292 gene encoding stromelysin-1, with the protein MQNLPALLLLCVAVCSAYPVDRAAEDKDSNMDLLQQYLENYYDLAKDVTQFVRRRHSGPVVKKVREMQKFLGLEVTGKLDPDTLAMIRKPRCGVPDVGQFTTFPGLPKWRKTHLTYRIVNYTLDLPREAVDSAFEKALKAWEEVTPLTFSKISEGEADIMIFFAVRDHGDFIPFDGPGNVLGHAYAPGPGINGDAHFDDDEQWTKDTSGTNLFLVAAHELGHSLGLYHSADPTALMYPVYNPRTDLTRFHLAQDDVNGIQSLYGPPPMSSPDGPAAPTESVPPEPGTPATCDPALSFDAISSLRGEILFFKDRHFWRKSLRTPEPGFYLISSFWPSLPSGLDAAYEETSKDIVFTFKGNQFWAIRGTEVQAGYPKGIHTLGFPPSVRKIDAALFDKEKEKTYFFVEDKYWRFDEKIQSMEPDFPKKIADDFPGVDSKVDAAFEAFGFYYFFSGSSQLEFDPNAKKVTHVLKTNSWLNC; encoded by the exons atgcagaatcttccGGCTCTACTGCTGCTCTGTGTGGCCGTGTGCTCAGCCTATCCAGTGGACAGAGCCGCAGAGGACAAGGACAGCAACATGGACCTCCTTCAG CAATACCTGGAGAACTACTACGACCTCGCAAAGGATGTGACACAGTTTGTCAGAAGAAGGCACAGCGGACCTGTCGTTAAAAAAGTCCGAGAAATGCAGAAGTTCCTCGGGTTGGAGGTGACGGGGAAGCTGGACCCTGACACTCTGGCGATGATACGCAAGCCCCGGTGCGGCGTTCCCGACGTGGGCCAGTTCACCACCTTCCCTGGCCTGCCGAAGTGGAGGAAAACTCACCTCACCTACAG gattgTGAATTACACACTGGATTTGCCGAGAGAGGCTGTTGACTCTGCCTTTGAGAAGGCTCTGAAAGCCTGGGAGGAGGTGACACCACTTACTTTCTCCAAGATTTCCGAAGGAGAGGCTGACATAATGATCTTTTTTGCAGTTAGag ATCATGGAGACTTTATCCCTTTTGATGGACCTGGAAATGTTTTGGGTCATGCCTACGCGCCGGGGCCCGGCATTAATGGAGATGCTCACTTTGACGATGATGAGCAGTGGACAAAGGATACATCAG GGACCAACTTATTCCTCGTTGCTGCTCATGAACTCGGCCATTCCCTGGGTCTCTATCACTCGGCGGACCCCACAGCTTTGATGTATCCCGTCTACAACCCACGCACAGACCTGACCCGCTTCCACCTTGCCCAAGATGATGTGAACGGCATCCAGTCCCTGTATG GACCTCCCCCTATGTCATCCCCTGATGGCCCCGCGGCGCCCACGGAATCTGTGCCTCCAGAACCTGGGACACCAGCCACGTGCGATCCTGCTTTGTCCTTCGATGCCATCagctctctgaggggagaaatcCTGTTCTTTAAAGACAG ACATTTTTGGCGAAAATCCCTCAGGACGCCTGAACCTGGGTTTTATTTGATCTCCTCGTTTTGGCCATCTCTACCTTCGGGCTTGGATGCCGCATATGAAGAGACTAGCAAGGATATCGTTTTCACTTTCAAAG GAAATCAGTTCTGGGCCATCAGAGGAACCGAGGTACAAGCAGGTTATCCGAAAGGCATCCACACCCTGGGTTTTCCTCCGAGTGTCAGGAAAATAGATGCCGCTCTTTTTgataaggaaaaggagaaaacgTACTTCTTTGTAGAGGACAAATACTGGCG ATTTGATGAGAAGATACAGTCCATGGAGCCAGACTTCCCCAAGAAAATAGCAGACGACTTTCCAGGGGTTGACTCGAAGGTTGATGCTGCTTTTGAAGCATTTG GGTTTTACTATTTCTTCAGTGGATCTTCGCAGTTGGAGTTTGACCCCAACGCAAAGAAAGTGACACACGTGTTGAAGACCAACAGCTGGTTGAACTGTTGA